One genomic region from Colletes latitarsis isolate SP2378_abdomen chromosome 10, iyColLati1, whole genome shotgun sequence encodes:
- the Axud1 gene encoding AXIN1 up-regulated 1 isoform X2 translates to MKSSSARERPFEAQGDSTSIESSGTVVASSTPSTTEIESTEVGSDASSAAGDAHNGAGRFDDGQESIDASSREASRTEPQDVSSNSDRKGTKTEGNSSEPVAQQGCRDEASTGMCFDGDDERNVTGSSSVSRKRPASDFLPISAEIKRIGVEIPENEANQLRSDVRRISPVLVSLRERTLAEISLSSDSCLIAKNNRILDGSLTSSCRTTTNGSFDDCVRTSHDQETTDAEAAHSERASGAEDSVTCRRNLEYSDAFVDEDSYCSLTLDSPEREHHPCQEKQCEELSESCACDDSVPTNDAYMAEKSSKLLAEHVDSPNKPTTDRKDKKRPILKKKPKKNATCDGACDADANTDSEESQKESCLVQTCAYENTNVQTTESESQTRQTSSPVVTRSKSPFLEPQSPLQSFMKDCKVLLARISSPKSVKTAVEQPTKNEAASEDAVQNLEEDEAIVSAASPSPAENLQPLDDALSSQTTSNLSEETKPSEEHEHPPMELCLIQRCAHENAQKTEPEDHSNKQMDSSVVPRPKSPVEVNSPSSNVTKSSKVMAAKVISPKLTRSVVEKFVKDETTFKSIIRSLREDEEVLFTSSSPSNNRDLSEASVDSPKEMKLSEPNDLPRDTCSVQRCMHDVQKTEQEDRAKDQLGSPMALRLKTTLVEEQSPPLSDMKECKVILARIRTGVESLAKDETGSRAVTKDLGKNEEVVLVSLSSSVENLQPLDNLNASAVTPSSPEEMELPADHKDPPKESCLVQRGANENTDAQKTEPEDHFEQQVGSPTMLTARTPPVEAYSPLLNAMKNCRIMIPKVTSPKPTKSVAEKFVKDETTSESIIRSLGEDEEVVFTSSSPSTGSSQLTNNRDSLDASVDSTKEMKPSEQKDLPKDTCFIQRCTHDVQKTEPEDRAKKQSAAPMPLRLKTPSVEEQSPSSNAMKECKVILARVRTAVENLIKDETASRAVIKNLGENEEVVFTSLSSSVESLQPLNNLDTSEVTPDSPELEPSADVPEAVDTETETETGSDSSEVSVTNVRLRGCDDDPVSDQISCPESESMCCVDINSEIITRLEAERPEAFTEDSAESLALATGARDEVRSDGSDSGLGSEIPGDHGPAPAPESDSETSFLDRIPDDILSDKEKAASQLDSFTPTVATLSTPQTPLPVFSSPSKSNLKRRLIDSMEGAPTPKRSNTDESMKKKRNIHFDAVTVYYFPRAQGFTCVPSQGGSTLGMSATHTHAERFSLSEHATEQRRIHRARLAQLRSERAANCVVEAASSSEDPSDDTDEEQSDNEELDIDSYYFLQPVPTWQRRALLRAAGVRRIDAVEKDECRDIRASREHCGCGCKGYCDPESCPCSRANVKCQVDRAGFPCGCTRDGCANSSGRIEFNPVRVRTHFIHTLMRLELEKKQREEEGSVMENRNAESCLNGGGFTTLHYENHDAGDGGANCQPEVPGTREDSLDLYAIRDDCYPSEDTVDGTQGPQRKLHPEFSQAFQTFSNQTNVGVNFQQPTYQDYQPYANLPSTSRVQFQPQFQAVPGNSGFSHYAPYGQDTGSIQGNCQVHPEQHSSNYETSFAQDESTGSQYTNLNSVQPMNAVQQMGKLEPFSELLSGRYSYYGEMEPQAHGTYHGNGSKVEVEKSQSNEQQSESTEECDENFGEIIKKSMVETVSA, encoded by the exons ATGAAATCGTCATCGGCCCGGGAACGTCCTTTCGAGGCCCAAGGGGATTCAACCTCGATAGAATCGTCGGGAACGGTCGTCGCATCGTCGACGCCGTCAACGACGGAGATCGAATCCACGGAGGTCGGCAGTGATGCCTCGAGCGCTGCCGGAGACGCGCACAATGGTGCTGGTCGGTTCGACGATGGCCAGGAAtccatcgacgcgtcgtcgcgcGAGGCTTCGAGAACGGAGCCGCAGGACGTGAGTTCGAACTCCGATCGCAAAGGAACGAAGACGGAGGGTAACTCGAGCGAACCGGTCGCGCAGCAAGGCTGTCGCGACGAAGCGTCGACGGGTATGTGTTTCGACGGGGACGATGAGAGGAACGTTACCGGTTCGTCGTCGGTGTCTAGAAAGAGGCCAGCCAGCGACTTCCTGCCGATCAGCGCGGAGATCAAGCGGATCGGCGTCGAGATACCGGAGAACGAGGCGAATCAATTGCGTAGCGACGTGAGGAGGATCTCGCCGGTGCTGGTCAGTCTTCGAGAGCGTACTCTGGCCGAGATATCTTTGTCCTCGGACTCGTGCCTCATCGCGAAGAACAACAGGATCCTCGACGGTTCACTGACGAGCTCTTGCAGGACAACGACGAACGGAAGTTTCGATGATTGCGTGCGAACGAGCCACGATCAGGAGACGACAGACGCCGAGGCGGCGCACAGTGAACGCGCCAGCGGCGCGGAGGACTCGGTGACCTGTCGCAGGAACCTCGAATATTCCGACGCGTTCGTCGACGAAGACTCGTATTGCTCGCTGACGCTCGACAGTCCCGAGAGGGAGCATCATCCGTGCCAGGAGAAACAGTGCGAGGAACTCAGCGAATCGTGCGCGTGCGACGACAGTGTGCCCACGAACGACGCTTACATGGCCGAGAAAAGCTCCAAGCTGTTGGCCGAGCACGTCGATTCACCGAACAAACCGACGACAGATAGAAAGGACAAGAAGAGACCGATCCTCAAGAAGAAACCCAAGAAGAATGCTACGTGCGATGGTGCTTGCGACGCGGACGCGAACACCGACTCTGAGGAATCGCAGAAGGAATCGTGTCTCGTTCAGACGTGCGCCTACGAGAACACGAACGTCCAAACGACCGAGTCTGAGAGTCAAACGAGACAGACGAGCTCTCCCGTGGTAACCAGGTCGAAGTCACCGTTCCTTGAGCCGCAGTCGCCGTTACAGAGCTTTATGAAAGATTGCAAAGTGCTGCTGGCGAGGATATCGTCGCCGAAATCGGTGAAAACGGCGGTAGAGCAACCGACGAAGAACGAAGCGGCGTCTGAAGATGCTGTACAGAATCTGGAAGAGGACGAAGCAATCGTGTCTGCCGCATCGCCATCCCCTGCAGAAAATCTGCAGCCGTTGGACGATGCACTTTCGTCCCAGACGACGTCCAATTTAAGCGAAGAGACGAAACCATCCGAGGAGCACGAACATCCACCGATGGAGTTGTGTTTGATTCAAAGGTGCGCTCACGAGAATGCCCAAAAGACTGAGCCGGAGGACCACTCGAACAAACAGATGGACTCTTCCGTCGTACCCAGACCAAAATCACCTGTCGAAGTAAATTCACCGTCGTCGAACGTTACGAAAAGTAGCAAAGTAATGGCAGCGAAGGTAATATCGCCGAAACTGACGAGATCCGTCGTGGAGAAGTTCGTCAAAGACGAAACAACGTTCAAATCTATTATAAGAAGCCTGAGGGAGGACGAGGAAGTCCTTTTCACCTCATCGTCGCCCTCGAATAATCGAGATTTGTCAGAGGCGTCGGTCGATTCGCCTAAAGAGATGAAACTATCCGAACCCAATGATTTACCGAGGGACACGTGCTCCGTTCAAAGGTGCATGCACGATGTTCAAAAGACTGAGCAAGAAGATCGTGCAAAAGACCAATTAGGGTCTCCAATGGCTCTGAGATTGAAAACAACGCTTGTCGAGGAGCAATCACCACCATTGAGCGATATGAAAGAATGCAAAGTGATTCTAGCGAGGATAAGAACGGGGGTGGAGAGTTTGGCCAAGGATGAAACTGGATCTAGAGCTGTTACAAAGGATCTTGGAAAGAATGAAGAAGTCGTGCTAGTCTCATTGTCATCGTCCGTAGAGAATCTACAGCCATTAGACAATCTAAACGCGTCCGCAGTGACACCAAGTAGCCCGGAAGAGATGGAACTGCCCGCTGACCATAAAGATCCACCGAAAGAATCATGTTTGGTCCAAAGGGGTGCTAACGAGAACACGGATGCCCAAAAGACTGAGCCTGAGGACCATTTCGAACAGCAGGTGGGCTCTCCCACAATGCTCACAGCGAGAACGCCTCCTGTCGAAGCATACTCGCCATTGTTGAACGCTATGAAAAATTGCAGAATAATGATACCGAAGGTTACGTCGCCGAAACCGACGAAATCCGTTGCGGAGAAGTTTGTCAAAGACGAAACAACGTCTGAATCTATCATAAGGAGCCTGGGGGAGGACGAGGAAGTCGTTTTCACCTCATCGTCACCCTCCACGGGTAGTTCACAGCTAACGAATAATCGAGACTCGTTAGATGCGTCGGTTGATTCAACTAAAGAGATGAAACCATCTGAACAGAAAGATTTACCGAAGGACACGTGTTTCATTCAGAGGTGCACGCACGACGTTCAAAAGACCGAGCCAGAAGACCGCGCGAAGAAACAGTCGGCGGCTCCAATGCCTCTGAGATTGAAAACGCCGTCTGTCGAAGAGCAATCGCCGTCATCGAATGCTATGAAAGAATGCAAAGTGATTCTGGCGAGGGTGAGAACGGCGGTGGAGAATTTGATCAAGGACGAAACCGCGTCCAGAGCTGTTATAAAGAATCTTGGGGAGAACGAAGAAGTGGTGTTCACCTCATTGTCATCGTCCGTGGAGAGTCTGCAGCCATTGAACAATCTAGACACGTCCGAGGTGACGCCAGATTCACCGGAGTTGGAACCATCCGCTGACGTTCCAGAAGCCGTAGACACAGAGACGGAAACCGAGACCGGCTCCGACAGCTCCGAAGTGTCCGTGACAAACGTACGCCTTCGTGGTTGCGACGACGATCCTGTTTCCGACCAAATCTCCTGTCCAGAGAGCGAGTCTATGTGTTGCGTCGATATCAATTCGGAGATCATAACCAGGCTAGAGGCAGAGAGGCCAGAAGCTTTCACCGAGGATTCGGCTGAAAGTCTGGCGCTCGCCACGGGTGCTAGGGACGAGGTCAGGTCGGATGGAAGCGATTCTGGCCTAGGAAGCGAAATTCCTGGCGATCATGGACCTGCACCTGCCCCTGAAAGCGATTCCGAGACATCTTTCTTGGATAGAATACCTGACGATATTCTTTCCGACAAAGAGAAAG CCGCGAGTCAACTAGACTCTTTCACGCCCACCGTTGCTACTCTCAGCACGCCGCAGACACCGTTGCCGGTTTTTTCCAGTCCATCGAAGAGCAATTTAAAAAGAAGATTGATAGACAGTATGGAAGGTGCTCCAACCCCGAAGAGAAGCAACACCGACGAGTCCATGAAAAAGAAACGCAATATTCACTTCGACGCCGTTACTGTGTACTACTTTCCTAGGGCGCAGGGTTTCACCTGTGTGCCTTCCCAG GGTGGTAGTACGCTTGGTATGAGTGCGACGCATACTCACGCCGAAAGGTTCTCATTGTCGGAGCACGCTACCGAGCAGAGGCGAATCCATCGTGCTAGATTAGCGCAGCTACGTTCCGAACGTGCTGCAAATTGTGTGGTCGAGGCGGCTTCCAGTTCGGAGGATCCCAGCGACGACACAGACGAGGAGCAAAGCGATAACGAGGAGCTGGACATCGATAGTTACTACTTCCTCCAGCCAGTGCCTACGTGGCAAAGACGAGCCTTACTTAGAGCAGCAGGTGTACGTAGAATAGATGCCGTTGAGAAGGACGAGTGCCGTGACATTAGAGCTAGCAGAGAGCATTGCGGTTGTGGATGCAAAGGATATTGCGATCCTGAGAGCTGTCCTTGCAGTCGTGCCAATGTAAAGTGTCAG GTTGATCGAGCGGGATTTCCATGTGGATGTACACGCGACGGCTGCGCGAACAGTTCAGGTAGGATTGAGTTCAATCCGGTTCGCGTGCGGACGCACTTCATTCACACATTAATGCGGTTAGAGCTAGAAAAAAAACAGCGTGAAGAAGAAG GGTCTGTAATGGAGAATAGAAACGCGGAGTCGTGCCTGAACGGGGGTGGTTTCACGACGCTGCATTACGAGAATCACGACGCCGGGGACGGCGGGGCTAATTGTCAACCAGAAGTACCTGGTACAAGAGAAGATAGCCTGGATCTTTACGCTATCAGGGATGATTGCTATCCTAGTGAGGATACTGTTGATGGTACGCAAGGACCTCAAAGGAAACTTCATCCCGAGTTTAGTCAAGCGTTTCAAACGTTCTCGAACCAAACGAATGTCGGAGTGAACTTCCAACAGCCTACTTATCAGGACTACCAACCTTACGCTAACCTTCCTTCCACATCTAGGGTGCAATTCCAGCCACAGTTTCAAGCGGTGCCAGGAAATTCAGGGTTCTCACATTACGCGCCTTACGGACAAGACACTGGATCGATTCAGGGAAACTGCCAGGTCCATCCCGAACAACATTCTTCCAATTACGAAACTAGCTTCGCCCAGGACGAATCAACCGGATCGCAATACACAAATCTGAATTCGGTGCAACCAATGAACGCTGTTCAGCAAATGGGTAAACTAGAACCGTTCTCGGAACTTTTGTCTGGTAGATATTCGTATTACGGAGAAATGGAGCCACAGGCGCACGGTACTTATCACGGAAACGGATCGAAAGTCGAGGTAGAGAAAAGTCAAAGTAACGAACAACAATCGGAAAGTACGGAAGAGTGTGACGAAAATTTTGGGGAGATCATTAAGAAGTCAATGGTCGAAACTGTATCCGCTTAG
- the Axud1 gene encoding AXIN1 up-regulated 1 isoform X1, whose amino-acid sequence MKSSSARERPFEAQGDSTSIESSGTVVASSTPSTTEIESTEVGSDASSAAGDAHNGAGRFDDGQESIDASSREASRTEPQDVSSNSDRKGTKTEGNSSEPVAQQGCRDEASTGMCFDGDDERNVTGSSSVSRKRPASDFLPISAEIKRIGVEIPENEANQLRSDVRRISPVLVSLRERTLAEISLSSDSCLIAKNNRILDGSLTSSCRTTTNGSFDDCVRTSHDQETTDAEAAHSERASGAEDSVTCRRNLEYSDAFVDEDSYCSLTLDSPEREHHPCQEKQCEELSESCACDDSVPTNDAYMAEKSSKLLAEHVDSPNKPTTDRKDKKRPILKKKPKKNATCDGACDADANTDSEESQKESCLVQTCAYENTNVQTTESESQTRQTSSPVVTRSKSPFLEPQSPLQSFMKDCKVLLARISSPKSVKTAVEQPTKNEAASEDAVQNLEEDEAIVSAASPSPAENLQPLDDALSSQTTSNLSEETKPSEEHEHPPMELCLIQRCAHENAQKTEPEDHSNKQMDSSVVPRPKSPVEVNSPSSNVTKSSKVMAAKVISPKLTRSVVEKFVKDETTFKSIIRSLREDEEVLFTSSSPSNNRDLSEASVDSPKEMKLSEPNDLPRDTCSVQRCMHDVQKTEQEDRAKDQLGSPMALRLKTTLVEEQSPPLSDMKECKVILARIRTGVESLAKDETGSRAVTKDLGKNEEVVLVSLSSSVENLQPLDNLNASAVTPSSPEEMELPADHKDPPKESCLVQRGANENTDAQKTEPEDHFEQQVGSPTMLTARTPPVEAYSPLLNAMKNCRIMIPKVTSPKPTKSVAEKFVKDETTSESIIRSLGEDEEVVFTSSSPSTGSSQLTNNRDSLDASVDSTKEMKPSEQKDLPKDTCFIQRCTHDVQKTEPEDRAKKQSAAPMPLRLKTPSVEEQSPSSNAMKECKVILARVRTAVENLIKDETASRAVIKNLGENEEVVFTSLSSSVESLQPLNNLDTSEVTPDSPELEPSADVPEAVDTETETETGSDSSEVSVTNVRLRGCDDDPVSDQISCPESESMCCVDINSEIITRLEAERPEAFTEDSAESLALATGARDEVRSDGSDSGLGSEIPGDHGPAPAPESDSETSFLDRIPDDILSDKEKAASQLDSFTPTVATLSTPQTPLPVFSSPSKSNLKRRLIDSMEGAPTPKRSNTDESMKKKRNIHFDAVTVYYFPRAQGFTCVPSQGGSTLGMSATHTHAERFSLSEHATEQRRIHRARLAQLRSERAANCVVEAASSSEDPSDDTDEEQSDNEELDIDSYYFLQPVPTWQRRALLRAAGVRRIDAVEKDECRDIRASREHCGCGCKGYCDPESCPCSRANVKCQVDRAGFPCGCTRDGCANSSGRIEFNPVRVRTHFIHTLMRLELEKKQREEEGTDHDASDNQNGRSPLREINLGSVMENRNAESCLNGGGFTTLHYENHDAGDGGANCQPEVPGTREDSLDLYAIRDDCYPSEDTVDGTQGPQRKLHPEFSQAFQTFSNQTNVGVNFQQPTYQDYQPYANLPSTSRVQFQPQFQAVPGNSGFSHYAPYGQDTGSIQGNCQVHPEQHSSNYETSFAQDESTGSQYTNLNSVQPMNAVQQMGKLEPFSELLSGRYSYYGEMEPQAHGTYHGNGSKVEVEKSQSNEQQSESTEECDENFGEIIKKSMVETVSA is encoded by the exons ATGAAATCGTCATCGGCCCGGGAACGTCCTTTCGAGGCCCAAGGGGATTCAACCTCGATAGAATCGTCGGGAACGGTCGTCGCATCGTCGACGCCGTCAACGACGGAGATCGAATCCACGGAGGTCGGCAGTGATGCCTCGAGCGCTGCCGGAGACGCGCACAATGGTGCTGGTCGGTTCGACGATGGCCAGGAAtccatcgacgcgtcgtcgcgcGAGGCTTCGAGAACGGAGCCGCAGGACGTGAGTTCGAACTCCGATCGCAAAGGAACGAAGACGGAGGGTAACTCGAGCGAACCGGTCGCGCAGCAAGGCTGTCGCGACGAAGCGTCGACGGGTATGTGTTTCGACGGGGACGATGAGAGGAACGTTACCGGTTCGTCGTCGGTGTCTAGAAAGAGGCCAGCCAGCGACTTCCTGCCGATCAGCGCGGAGATCAAGCGGATCGGCGTCGAGATACCGGAGAACGAGGCGAATCAATTGCGTAGCGACGTGAGGAGGATCTCGCCGGTGCTGGTCAGTCTTCGAGAGCGTACTCTGGCCGAGATATCTTTGTCCTCGGACTCGTGCCTCATCGCGAAGAACAACAGGATCCTCGACGGTTCACTGACGAGCTCTTGCAGGACAACGACGAACGGAAGTTTCGATGATTGCGTGCGAACGAGCCACGATCAGGAGACGACAGACGCCGAGGCGGCGCACAGTGAACGCGCCAGCGGCGCGGAGGACTCGGTGACCTGTCGCAGGAACCTCGAATATTCCGACGCGTTCGTCGACGAAGACTCGTATTGCTCGCTGACGCTCGACAGTCCCGAGAGGGAGCATCATCCGTGCCAGGAGAAACAGTGCGAGGAACTCAGCGAATCGTGCGCGTGCGACGACAGTGTGCCCACGAACGACGCTTACATGGCCGAGAAAAGCTCCAAGCTGTTGGCCGAGCACGTCGATTCACCGAACAAACCGACGACAGATAGAAAGGACAAGAAGAGACCGATCCTCAAGAAGAAACCCAAGAAGAATGCTACGTGCGATGGTGCTTGCGACGCGGACGCGAACACCGACTCTGAGGAATCGCAGAAGGAATCGTGTCTCGTTCAGACGTGCGCCTACGAGAACACGAACGTCCAAACGACCGAGTCTGAGAGTCAAACGAGACAGACGAGCTCTCCCGTGGTAACCAGGTCGAAGTCACCGTTCCTTGAGCCGCAGTCGCCGTTACAGAGCTTTATGAAAGATTGCAAAGTGCTGCTGGCGAGGATATCGTCGCCGAAATCGGTGAAAACGGCGGTAGAGCAACCGACGAAGAACGAAGCGGCGTCTGAAGATGCTGTACAGAATCTGGAAGAGGACGAAGCAATCGTGTCTGCCGCATCGCCATCCCCTGCAGAAAATCTGCAGCCGTTGGACGATGCACTTTCGTCCCAGACGACGTCCAATTTAAGCGAAGAGACGAAACCATCCGAGGAGCACGAACATCCACCGATGGAGTTGTGTTTGATTCAAAGGTGCGCTCACGAGAATGCCCAAAAGACTGAGCCGGAGGACCACTCGAACAAACAGATGGACTCTTCCGTCGTACCCAGACCAAAATCACCTGTCGAAGTAAATTCACCGTCGTCGAACGTTACGAAAAGTAGCAAAGTAATGGCAGCGAAGGTAATATCGCCGAAACTGACGAGATCCGTCGTGGAGAAGTTCGTCAAAGACGAAACAACGTTCAAATCTATTATAAGAAGCCTGAGGGAGGACGAGGAAGTCCTTTTCACCTCATCGTCGCCCTCGAATAATCGAGATTTGTCAGAGGCGTCGGTCGATTCGCCTAAAGAGATGAAACTATCCGAACCCAATGATTTACCGAGGGACACGTGCTCCGTTCAAAGGTGCATGCACGATGTTCAAAAGACTGAGCAAGAAGATCGTGCAAAAGACCAATTAGGGTCTCCAATGGCTCTGAGATTGAAAACAACGCTTGTCGAGGAGCAATCACCACCATTGAGCGATATGAAAGAATGCAAAGTGATTCTAGCGAGGATAAGAACGGGGGTGGAGAGTTTGGCCAAGGATGAAACTGGATCTAGAGCTGTTACAAAGGATCTTGGAAAGAATGAAGAAGTCGTGCTAGTCTCATTGTCATCGTCCGTAGAGAATCTACAGCCATTAGACAATCTAAACGCGTCCGCAGTGACACCAAGTAGCCCGGAAGAGATGGAACTGCCCGCTGACCATAAAGATCCACCGAAAGAATCATGTTTGGTCCAAAGGGGTGCTAACGAGAACACGGATGCCCAAAAGACTGAGCCTGAGGACCATTTCGAACAGCAGGTGGGCTCTCCCACAATGCTCACAGCGAGAACGCCTCCTGTCGAAGCATACTCGCCATTGTTGAACGCTATGAAAAATTGCAGAATAATGATACCGAAGGTTACGTCGCCGAAACCGACGAAATCCGTTGCGGAGAAGTTTGTCAAAGACGAAACAACGTCTGAATCTATCATAAGGAGCCTGGGGGAGGACGAGGAAGTCGTTTTCACCTCATCGTCACCCTCCACGGGTAGTTCACAGCTAACGAATAATCGAGACTCGTTAGATGCGTCGGTTGATTCAACTAAAGAGATGAAACCATCTGAACAGAAAGATTTACCGAAGGACACGTGTTTCATTCAGAGGTGCACGCACGACGTTCAAAAGACCGAGCCAGAAGACCGCGCGAAGAAACAGTCGGCGGCTCCAATGCCTCTGAGATTGAAAACGCCGTCTGTCGAAGAGCAATCGCCGTCATCGAATGCTATGAAAGAATGCAAAGTGATTCTGGCGAGGGTGAGAACGGCGGTGGAGAATTTGATCAAGGACGAAACCGCGTCCAGAGCTGTTATAAAGAATCTTGGGGAGAACGAAGAAGTGGTGTTCACCTCATTGTCATCGTCCGTGGAGAGTCTGCAGCCATTGAACAATCTAGACACGTCCGAGGTGACGCCAGATTCACCGGAGTTGGAACCATCCGCTGACGTTCCAGAAGCCGTAGACACAGAGACGGAAACCGAGACCGGCTCCGACAGCTCCGAAGTGTCCGTGACAAACGTACGCCTTCGTGGTTGCGACGACGATCCTGTTTCCGACCAAATCTCCTGTCCAGAGAGCGAGTCTATGTGTTGCGTCGATATCAATTCGGAGATCATAACCAGGCTAGAGGCAGAGAGGCCAGAAGCTTTCACCGAGGATTCGGCTGAAAGTCTGGCGCTCGCCACGGGTGCTAGGGACGAGGTCAGGTCGGATGGAAGCGATTCTGGCCTAGGAAGCGAAATTCCTGGCGATCATGGACCTGCACCTGCCCCTGAAAGCGATTCCGAGACATCTTTCTTGGATAGAATACCTGACGATATTCTTTCCGACAAAGAGAAAG CCGCGAGTCAACTAGACTCTTTCACGCCCACCGTTGCTACTCTCAGCACGCCGCAGACACCGTTGCCGGTTTTTTCCAGTCCATCGAAGAGCAATTTAAAAAGAAGATTGATAGACAGTATGGAAGGTGCTCCAACCCCGAAGAGAAGCAACACCGACGAGTCCATGAAAAAGAAACGCAATATTCACTTCGACGCCGTTACTGTGTACTACTTTCCTAGGGCGCAGGGTTTCACCTGTGTGCCTTCCCAG GGTGGTAGTACGCTTGGTATGAGTGCGACGCATACTCACGCCGAAAGGTTCTCATTGTCGGAGCACGCTACCGAGCAGAGGCGAATCCATCGTGCTAGATTAGCGCAGCTACGTTCCGAACGTGCTGCAAATTGTGTGGTCGAGGCGGCTTCCAGTTCGGAGGATCCCAGCGACGACACAGACGAGGAGCAAAGCGATAACGAGGAGCTGGACATCGATAGTTACTACTTCCTCCAGCCAGTGCCTACGTGGCAAAGACGAGCCTTACTTAGAGCAGCAGGTGTACGTAGAATAGATGCCGTTGAGAAGGACGAGTGCCGTGACATTAGAGCTAGCAGAGAGCATTGCGGTTGTGGATGCAAAGGATATTGCGATCCTGAGAGCTGTCCTTGCAGTCGTGCCAATGTAAAGTGTCAG GTTGATCGAGCGGGATTTCCATGTGGATGTACACGCGACGGCTGCGCGAACAGTTCAGGTAGGATTGAGTTCAATCCGGTTCGCGTGCGGACGCACTTCATTCACACATTAATGCGGTTAGAGCTAGAAAAAAAACAGCGTGAAGAAGAAGGTACGGATCATGACGCTTCCGACAATCAGAATGGTAGAAGTCCTTTAAGAGAAATCAATTTAGGGTCTGTAATGGAGAATAGAAACGCGGAGTCGTGCCTGAACGGGGGTGGTTTCACGACGCTGCATTACGAGAATCACGACGCCGGGGACGGCGGGGCTAATTGTCAACCAGAAGTACCTGGTACAAGAGAAGATAGCCTGGATCTTTACGCTATCAGGGATGATTGCTATCCTAGTGAGGATACTGTTGATGGTACGCAAGGACCTCAAAGGAAACTTCATCCCGAGTTTAGTCAAGCGTTTCAAACGTTCTCGAACCAAACGAATGTCGGAGTGAACTTCCAACAGCCTACTTATCAGGACTACCAACCTTACGCTAACCTTCCTTCCACATCTAGGGTGCAATTCCAGCCACAGTTTCAAGCGGTGCCAGGAAATTCAGGGTTCTCACATTACGCGCCTTACGGACAAGACACTGGATCGATTCAGGGAAACTGCCAGGTCCATCCCGAACAACATTCTTCCAATTACGAAACTAGCTTCGCCCAGGACGAATCAACCGGATCGCAATACACAAATCTGAATTCGGTGCAACCAATGAACGCTGTTCAGCAAATGGGTAAACTAGAACCGTTCTCGGAACTTTTGTCTGGTAGATATTCGTATTACGGAGAAATGGAGCCACAGGCGCACGGTACTTATCACGGAAACGGATCGAAAGTCGAGGTAGAGAAAAGTCAAAGTAACGAACAACAATCGGAAAGTACGGAAGAGTGTGACGAAAATTTTGGGGAGATCATTAAGAAGTCAATGGTCGAAACTGTATCCGCTTAG